The Bacillota bacterium sequence CCTTCTGGGACAGCACCAGGGTTATCGCCGCGGTCAGCGTCGTCTTGCCGTGGTCTACGTGCCCGATCGTCCCGATGTTTACGTGCGGCTTCGTCCGAACAAATTTCTGCTTTGCCATGAATTCCTTCCTCCTTAAGATTACATCCGATATTTTTGGATAATCTTTTCCGTGATGTTCCGCGGTACTTCGGAATAATGATCAAACTGCATGGTGTAGGTTCCTCTCCCCTGTGTCTGTGAGCGGAGTGAGGTTGCATATCCGAACATCTCCGCAAGCGGCACGTAAGCACGAATAACCCTGCCGCTGCCCCTCACCTCGATATCCTCGATATGCGCTCGCCTGCTGTTAAGATCGCCGATTACGTCGCCCGTATACTCCTCAGACGCAATGACCTCGATCTTCATCATGGGTTCCAGCAGAACCGACGCCGCTCGGGTCAACGCCTCCCTTGAAGCCATCGACCCGGCGATTTTAAACGCCATTTCAGAGGAATCGACTTCATGATAAGAGCCGTCCAACAGTGTAACACCTACGTCAATTACCGGGTAGCCCGCCAGCACCCCGCTTTCCAACGCTTCCCGGACTCCTGCCTCAACAGCCGGAATATACTCCTTGGGAACCGTGCCACCAACAATTTTGTTTAAAAATATAAAGCCTTCCCCCGGTTTTCGAGGTTCTATTTCTATAACAACATGACCGTACTGTCCCCGTCCGCCGCTCTGACGGATAAACTTGCCCGTCGCCTTTGCCCGTATGGTGATCGTCTCACGGTAAGCCACCTGTGGTTTGCCCACGTTGGCTCCCACCTTGAACTCCCGCAGCAACCGGTCTACGATTATCTCAAGATGAAGTTCTCCCATCCCGGAAATCAGCGTTTGTCCGGTTTCCGGGTCAACATGCACACGAAAGGTTGGATCCTCTTCCGCAAGACGGGCCAAAGCCTGCCCCATTTTATCCTGGTCCACTTTCGTCTTGGGCTCTATAGCCACTGAAATCACCGGTTCCGGAAATTCCATGGCTTCAAGTACGATCGGATTCCCTTCGTCGCACAGGGTGTCACCGGTCGTGGTAAATTTAAGACCGACCGCACCGGCTATATCCCCGGCATAAACCTCGGCGATCTCCTCGCGGTGGTTGGCATGCATCTGAAGCAACCTACCGACGCGTTCCCGTTTTCTCTTGGTGGAATTATAAATATAGGAACCCGATTTGACGACACCCGAATAGACCCTGAAAAAGGTTAACTTCCCCACATAAGGATCGGCCATGATTTTAAACGCCAGTGCCGAAAACGGCGCGTCATCACGCGCATGGCGCCGGTCCTCCCGGCCCGTTTCAGGATCTACACCGCTTACCGCAGGAATATCGGTGGGAGCAGGCAGGAAATCAACGATCGCATCAAGCAGGGGTTGAACACCCTTATTACGGTATGAAGAACCGCAAAGCACCGGGATAACCTTTACGGCTAAAGTTGCTTTGCGCAAACCCCGTATAATTTCTTCCACGGTAAGGGTCTGTTCCTCCAGGTACTTCATCATTAAATCCTCGTCGGCCTCGGCCACAGCCTCAATCAACTTTTCACGGTACATGGCGACCGTCTCCCGCATATCGGCAGGAATTGCGGTTTCCTCCCGCACCGTACCCAGATCGTCGAGATAAATGAGGGCCTTTTCCCTTATTAGATCGATCACGCCGTGAAAGGCGTCCTCAACTCCTATGGGAATCTGGACTGCTACCGGGTTCCCACCCAAACGGTCCTTAATCATGTGCAGGCTCCGAAAGAAGTCCGCTCCCGTACGATCCATCTTGTTTATATAGGCGATTCGGGGTACGCCGTACTTATCCGCCTGTCGCCAGACTGTTTCACTTTGTGGCTCCACGCCTCCGACAGAGCAAAAAACGGCTACTGCTCCATCAAGTACGCGTAACGACCGCTCTACCTCGACCGTGAAATCCACGTGGCCTGGCGTGTCGATAATATTAATACGGTAATCGCACCAGTAACAGGTAGTGGCCGCTGAGGTAATGGTTATCCCACGCTCCTGTTCCTGCACCATCCAGTCCATCGTCGCGGCGCCATCATCTACCTCGCCGATCCGGTGAACTTTACCGGTGTAGAACAGAATACGCTCGGTGGTCGTGGTTTTTCCGGCGTCAATGTGTGCCATTATTCCAATGTTTCTCGTTCTTTCGATCGGAAACCGGCGCGCCATACCTCAGCACCCCCTTTACCAGCGGTAGTGTGCAAAAGCCTTGTTTGCTTCGGCCATCCTGTGGGTGTCTTCCTTCTTTTTAAACGTGCTGCCGACACCCTGAGCGGCGTCCATTATTTCCGCCGCTAACTTTTCTTCCATGGTCTTACCCGCGCGCTGCCTGGAAAAATTGGTGAGCCAGCGGATGGCCAAGGTCTGCCTCCTTGCGGGGCGCACCTCAACCGGCACCTGATAGTTGGCGCCGCCTACCCGCCGCGCTCTTACTTCCAGAACCGGCATAACGTTTCTCATCGCCTGGTCGAAAACCTCAACCGGATTTTTGCCAGTCTTTTCTTTAATAATGTCAAAAGCGCCATAACATATTTGCTCGGCAATGCTTCTCTTCCCCTGCTGCATAATCTGGTTGACAAGTTTTGTCAGTAAACGGCTTTGATATACCGGATCCGGCAAT is a genomic window containing:
- a CDS encoding GTP-binding protein, whose product is MAKQKFVRTKPHVNIGTIGHVDHGKTTLTAAITLVLSQK
- the fusA gene encoding elongation factor G is translated as MARRFPIERTRNIGIMAHIDAGKTTTTERILFYTGKVHRIGEVDDGAATMDWMVQEQERGITITSAATTCYWCDYRINIIDTPGHVDFTVEVERSLRVLDGAVAVFCSVGGVEPQSETVWRQADKYGVPRIAYINKMDRTGADFFRSLHMIKDRLGGNPVAVQIPIGVEDAFHGVIDLIREKALIYLDDLGTVREETAIPADMRETVAMYREKLIEAVAEADEDLMMKYLEEQTLTVEEIIRGLRKATLAVKVIPVLCGSSYRNKGVQPLLDAIVDFLPAPTDIPAVSGVDPETGREDRRHARDDAPFSALAFKIMADPYVGKLTFFRVYSGVVKSGSYIYNSTKRKRERVGRLLQMHANHREEIAEVYAGDIAGAVGLKFTTTGDTLCDEGNPIVLEAMEFPEPVISVAIEPKTKVDQDKMGQALARLAEEDPTFRVHVDPETGQTLISGMGELHLEIIVDRLLREFKVGANVGKPQVAYRETITIRAKATGKFIRQSGGRGQYGHVVIEIEPRKPGEGFIFLNKIVGGTVPKEYIPAVEAGVREALESGVLAGYPVIDVGVTLLDGSYHEVDSSEMAFKIAGSMASREALTRAASVLLEPMMKIEVIASEEYTGDVIGDLNSRRAHIEDIEVRGSGRVIRAYVPLAEMFGYATSLRSQTQGRGTYTMQFDHYSEVPRNITEKIIQKYRM
- the rpsG gene encoding 30S ribosomal protein S7, which produces MPRKGPVPRREVLPDPVYQSRLLTKLVNQIMQQGKRSIAEQICYGAFDIIKEKTGKNPVEVFDQAMRNVMPVLEVRARRVGGANYQVPVEVRPARRQTLAIRWLTNFSRQRAGKTMEEKLAAEIMDAAQGVGSTFKKKEDTHRMAEANKAFAHYRW